Proteins encoded within one genomic window of Calonectris borealis chromosome 1, bCalBor7.hap1.2, whole genome shotgun sequence:
- the RPS11 gene encoding small ribosomal subunit protein uS17 isoform X1, whose amino-acid sequence MADTQTERAYQKQPTIFQNKKRVLLGEGGKEKLPRYYKNIGLGFKTPKEAIEGTYIDKKCPFTGNVSIRGRILSGVVTKMKMQRTIVIRRDYLHYIRKYNRFEKRHKNMSVHLSPCFRDVQIGDIVTVGECRPLSKTVRFNVLKVTKAAGTKKQFQKF is encoded by the exons ATGGCGGACACGCAG ACCGAGCGGGCCTACCAGAAGCAGCCCACCATCTTCCAGAACAAGAAGAGGGTGCTGCTGGGCGAGGGTGGCAAGGAGAAGCTGCCCCGCTATTACAAAAACATTGGCCTGGGCTTCAAGACTCCCAAGGAG GCGATTGAGGGCACCTACATCGACAAGAAGTGTCCCTTCACTGGTAATGTCTCCATCCGTGGCCGAATCCTGTCAG GTGTGGTTACCAAGATGAAGATGCAGCGCACCATTGTCATCCGTCGAGACTACCTGCATTACATCCGCAAGTACAACCGCTTCGAAAAGCGCCACAAGAACATGTCTGTGCATCTCTCCCCCTGCTTCAG GGATGTCCAGATTGGGGACATTGTCACCGTGGGAGAGTGTCGTCCCCTCAGCAAGACTGTCCGGTTCAATGTCCTCAAAGTCACGAAGGCTGCTGGTACCAAGAAGCAATTCCAGAAGTTTTAA
- the RPS11 gene encoding small ribosomal subunit protein uS17 isoform X2 has protein sequence MADTQTERAYQKQPTIFQNKKRVLLGEGGKEKLPRYYKNIGLGFKTPKEAIEGTYIDKKCPFTGNVSIRGRILSGMSRLGTLSPWESVVPSARLSGSMSSKSRRLLVPRSNSRSFKNSIRKICRTNKSFVKTYPVCVI, from the exons ATGGCGGACACGCAG ACCGAGCGGGCCTACCAGAAGCAGCCCACCATCTTCCAGAACAAGAAGAGGGTGCTGCTGGGCGAGGGTGGCAAGGAGAAGCTGCCCCGCTATTACAAAAACATTGGCCTGGGCTTCAAGACTCCCAAGGAG GCGATTGAGGGCACCTACATCGACAAGAAGTGTCCCTTCACTGGTAATGTCTCCATCCGTGGCCGAATCCTGTCAG GGATGTCCAGATTGGGGACATTGTCACCGTGGGAGAGTGTCGTCCCCTCAGCAAGACTGTCCGGTTCAATGTCCTCAAAGTCACGAAGGCTGCTGGTACCAAGAAGCAATTCCAGAAGTTTTAAAAACAGCATAAGGAAGATATGCAGGACAAATaaaagttttgtaaaaacatacCCTGTGTGTGTAATCTGA